The following proteins are encoded in a genomic region of Necator americanus strain Aroian chromosome II, whole genome shotgun sequence:
- a CDS encoding hypothetical protein (NECATOR_CHRII.G6384.T1): protein MTICTYNARTLASEAAIEDLMVQAKKIKYDVIGLTETRRRHSLNAVFETGEELFLGTCDSRGVGGVGVLVNTSMAQNIDSFEQLTTRIGRLRMRRCGPTPALTIFVAYAPTSSYEEEVEAFYMDLEKFYREDHEPSTRS, encoded by the coding sequence atgacgatctgtacttataacgcacgcacgcttgcatcggaagcggccatcgaagatctgatggtgcaagccaagaagatcaagtacgacgtcatcggactgaccgagacgagacgacgtcactctctcaacgctgtatttgaaactggagaagaactgttcttagggacatgcgacagtagaggtgttggtggagttggcgtcctcgtcaacacgagtatggcacagaacatcgactctttcgaacaactcacgacccgaatcggacgtctgcggatgagaagatgtggtcccacaccggctttgactatcttcgtcgcttacgctccaacatcaagctacgaggaagaagtcgaagctttctatatggacctggagaagttctaccgagaagatcacgagccttctacaaggtcataa
- a CDS encoding hypothetical protein (NECATOR_CHRII.G6385.T1): MFKSLRNCIPYYEYTKPSEKSDETPKKLIRRKKKDDEGMAQETDQSTKRRKRKGDKTKDVTREMTKDTTTVKPCTAYVATQYREMAGMPPANLPPATPLQPEQNRQFLPGDVPLPPPPFSIPKLPLPTPRPAPFSAAAHGQTLQQALSDQSQEKQAPQVAQVAASGMKMVQKWVQRALDTGVEALRMEYRGLARYTLPEMTVDAFRANHEFGRNRYQDVPCQDQHRVVLKWHCASTDYIHANFVGTPVSARRFILTQGPLDGTINEFWQMVLQEEAETIIMLCNCIETGKNKCSPYWPDKIGETRLFNGGEVYNLQTRVLSPEEVTVIVCILNVKFSRADGSMDSKEIRHYQWQDWPDRGVPPCRLTSMVCKWLTS; the protein is encoded by the exons ATGTTCAAATCGCTAAGAAATTGTATACCGTACTATGAATATA CAAAACCAAGTGAAAAGTCGGACGAGACGCCCAAGAAactaataagaagaaaaaaaaaagatgacgaAGGAATGGCACAAGAAACTGATCAGTCAACAAAAcgcagaaaaaggaaaggagacAAAACAAAAGATGTTACTCGAGAAATGACGAAAGATACAACAACCGTAAAG CCATGCACCGCCTACGTGGCTACGCAGTATCGTGAAATGGCAGGAATGCCACCAGCTAATTTACCACCTGCTACACCTCTTCAACCGGAACAAAATCGGCAGTTTTTACCAGGTGATGTCCCACTACCACCTCCACCCTTCAGTATTCCAAAACTACCTCTACCTACACCGCGTCCGGCTCCATTCTCCGCAGCTGCACATGGCCAAACGTTACAACAGGCACTATCAGACCAATCACAAGAAAAGCAAGCCCCACAAGTGGCACAAGTGGCTGCTAGCGGTATGAAGATG GTGCAAAAATGGGTCCAACGAGCACTAGATACTGGAGTTGAGGCTTTAAGGATGGAGTACCGCGGACTTGCCCGATATACTCTGCCAGAAATGACTGTGGATGCGTTCAGAGCAAACCACGAGTTTGGACGAAATAG GTACCAGGACGTACCTTGTCAAGATCAACATCGCGTTGTGCTTAAGTGGCACTGTGCTTCCACCGATTACATACATGCCAATTTTGTGGGGACCCCTGTGTCAGCACGGCGGTTCATTCTTACCCAG GGACCACTTGATGGAACTATCAATGAGTTCTGGCAGATGGTCTTACAAGAAGAAGCAGAGACTATAATAATGCTTTGCAACTGCATCGAAACG GGCAAGAATAAATGCTCTCCCTACTGGCCAGATAAAATCGGAGAGACGCGACTGTTCAATGGTGGTGAAGTTTACAACCTTCAA ACTCGTGTACTTTCGCCTGAGGAAGTGACAGTGATAGTCTGTATCTTGAATGTGAAATTCAGTCGAGCAGATGGTTCCATGGATTCAAAAGAGATTCGTCATTATCAGTGGCAAGATTGGCCTGATCGTGGCGTTCCACCCTGTAGATTAACTAGTATG gtttGTAAATGGTTAACAAGCTGA
- a CDS encoding hypothetical protein (NECATOR_CHRII.G6385.T2) produces MAQETDQSTKRRKRKGDKTKDVTREMTKDTTTVKPCTAYVATQYREMAGMPPANLPPATPLQPEQNRQFLPGDVPLPPPPFSIPKLPLPTPRPAPFSAAAHGQTLQQALSDQSQEKQAPQVAQVAASGMKMVQKWVQRALDTGVEALRMEYRGLARYTLPEMTVDAFRANHEFGRNRYQDVPCQDQHRVVLKWHCASTDYIHANFVGTPVSARRFILTQGPLDGTINEFWQMVLQEEAETIIMLCNCIETGKNKCSPYWPDKIGETRLFNGGEVYNLQTRVLSPEEVTVIVCILNVKFSRADGSMDSKEIRHYQWQDWPDRGVPPCRLTSMVCKWLTS; encoded by the exons ATGGCACAAGAAACTGATCAGTCAACAAAAcgcagaaaaaggaaaggagacAAAACAAAAGATGTTACTCGAGAAATGACGAAAGATACAACAACCGTAAAG CCATGCACCGCCTACGTGGCTACGCAGTATCGTGAAATGGCAGGAATGCCACCAGCTAATTTACCACCTGCTACACCTCTTCAACCGGAACAAAATCGGCAGTTTTTACCAGGTGATGTCCCACTACCACCTCCACCCTTCAGTATTCCAAAACTACCTCTACCTACACCGCGTCCGGCTCCATTCTCCGCAGCTGCACATGGCCAAACGTTACAACAGGCACTATCAGACCAATCACAAGAAAAGCAAGCCCCACAAGTGGCACAAGTGGCTGCTAGCGGTATGAAGATG GTGCAAAAATGGGTCCAACGAGCACTAGATACTGGAGTTGAGGCTTTAAGGATGGAGTACCGCGGACTTGCCCGATATACTCTGCCAGAAATGACTGTGGATGCGTTCAGAGCAAACCACGAGTTTGGACGAAATAG GTACCAGGACGTACCTTGTCAAGATCAACATCGCGTTGTGCTTAAGTGGCACTGTGCTTCCACCGATTACATACATGCCAATTTTGTGGGGACCCCTGTGTCAGCACGGCGGTTCATTCTTACCCAG GGACCACTTGATGGAACTATCAATGAGTTCTGGCAGATGGTCTTACAAGAAGAAGCAGAGACTATAATAATGCTTTGCAACTGCATCGAAACG GGCAAGAATAAATGCTCTCCCTACTGGCCAGATAAAATCGGAGAGACGCGACTGTTCAATGGTGGTGAAGTTTACAACCTTCAA ACTCGTGTACTTTCGCCTGAGGAAGTGACAGTGATAGTCTGTATCTTGAATGTGAAATTCAGTCGAGCAGATGGTTCCATGGATTCAAAAGAGATTCGTCATTATCAGTGGCAAGATTGGCCTGATCGTGGCGTTCCACCCTGTAGATTAACTAGTATG gtttGTAAATGGTTAACAAGCTGA
- a CDS encoding hypothetical protein (NECATOR_CHRII.G6386.T1), with protein sequence MKNVYREDGGAQLESCQIVETPSYVLFGRSMTMENDFKNELYRRMRSAWAAFAPVREATDELTDRDLRAHLFDFLPAFCYALERCLLKCNRTQHLVGLRSSDLIAMSRLR encoded by the coding sequence atgaagaacgtttACCGTGAGGATGGAGGAGCACAACTTGAAAGCtgccaaatcgtggaaactccgtcatacgtctTATTTGGACGTTCTATGACTATGGAAAATGACTTCAAGAATGAACTGTACAGAAGGATGAGATCAgcgtgggcagcattcgcacccgtcagggaagctacggacgaACTGACGGACCGAGATCTCCGTGCCCATTTGTTTGACTTTCTTCCAGCGTTCTGTTacgcccttgagagatgtcttctgaaatGTAaccgcacacaacacctagtcggtcttcgcagctctgACTTAATagcaatgtcccgtcttcgctaa